One segment of Triticum aestivum cultivar Chinese Spring chromosome 2A, IWGSC CS RefSeq v2.1, whole genome shotgun sequence DNA contains the following:
- the LOC123189393 gene encoding synaptonemal complex protein ZEP1 isoform X2: protein MQKLGLSGLRGLDGFRSLAGATSTAGKATNPKPSSDAGGSTYGSFANLKITAEKLVKEQASVKSDLEMAHTKLRRATEQINMLEAKLQQAVNENMKLKVKQTEDSKLWQGLDSKVSSTKMLCDQLTETLQQLASQAERAEEDKKFFEGMLGKNSKALDELNCLLHDSSAKLECAEQSIMSGKQEILRIKQEKEEMDQSYKEQLYANDTTIKEKDSLIKQLEGSVEENKSRLLCADSRLQCMEQELKLKQDVCICLKENLASAEKEKNDLELRNQRYSLEVERLYKDNKDANELLSSFVAKVAELDKEHASMSSHVARLLSSFDKYYGMVQEEKLLITRSAKDKLEHLQNQFVDLTSENSGLNSEIGELKSRITELQKTQEAVMVQHVEECQVAEDKIRRLESEAEVSASNVNSLERLSSELQGRVQKLLEDSSLAENQKEELLQKTLKLESDNQELLGRVQSVLDEKSNDTESLHSEIAKRDQQVDTQEKQISELRSVLDEKEQLYISSVEREKSLEEQKLQIQASLAATECQLTEAKKQYDLMLQGKQIELSKHLKELSLRNDQAINVIRKKYELEKVEIISAEKEKAEKLIREMEHKCNEKILENKRESERCLMRLKEEHAAVVARIQQDNELKESTLRAYHKEELQRIRSQGENELRERLSSLRQEHEAQIKTVNIRHEEDCQKLQDELELQKSKEEKQRALLQLQWKVMGESQQVDQEVNSKKAFIMK from the exons ATGCAGAAGCTAGGGCTCTCGGGGCTTAGGGGCCTCGATGGGTTCCGATCTCTCGCTGGTGCCACCTCTACGGCTGGGAAGGCCACGAACCCCAAGCCCTCGTCGGATGCTGGAGGTAGCACATACGGGAGCTTCGCCAACCTTAAGATCACAGCAG AGAAATTAGTCAAGGAGCAGGCTTCAGTGAAGTCTGATCTAGAAATGGCG CATACCAAGCTGAGAAGAGCAACAGAACAGATAAATATGTTAGAAGCAAAGCTTCAACAAGCTGTCAACGAAAACATGAAGCTTAAGGTAAAGCAGACTGAGGATTCGAAGCTCTGGCAGGGGCTAGATTCAAAAGTTTCCTCAACAAAGATGCTGTGCGATCAGTTAACTGAAACTCTGCAGCAGTTAGCAAGTCAGGCAGAAAGAG CTGAGGAAGATAAGAAGTTTTTCGAGGGGATGCTTGGGAAGAACTCTAAAGCTTTAGATGAATTGAACTGCTTGCTGCATGATTCCTCGGCAAAGCTGGAATGTGCAGAACAAAGCATCATGTCAG GTAAACAGGAGATTTTGCGGATCAAACAAGAGAAAGAAGAAATGGATCAGAGTTACAAGGAACAGCTTTACGCAAATGATACTACCATAAAGGAAAAAG ATTCTCTCATCAAACAGTTGGAGGGTTCAGTTGAAGAAAATAAATCCCGCTTATTGTGTGCTGACTCCCGCTTGCAGTGCATGGAGCAAGAGTTAAAGCTAAAGCAAGATGTTTGCATTTGCCTGAAAGAAAACCTTGCATCTGCTGAAAAAGAAAAGAATGACTTGGAGCTTAGGAACCAGAGATACAGTCTGGAAGTCGAAAGACTGTACAAGGACAATAAGGATGCTAATGAATTGCTTAGCAGTTTTGTGGCTAAGGTAGCTGAGCTAGATAAAGAGCATGCATCAATGTCAAGTCATGTCGCTAGATTGCTTTCTTCATTTGATAAGTACTATGGAATGGTCCAAGAGGAGAAACTGCTGATAACAAGATCTGCTAAGGACAAACTGGAACATCTTCAAAACCAGTTTGTAGATTTGACATCAGAAAATAGTGGTCTCAACAGTGAAATTGGAGAACTGAAGTCCAGAATCACAGAGTTACAAAAAACTCAAGAAGCTGTTATGGTTCAGCATGTAGAAGAATGCCAAGTGGCTGAAGATAAAATCAGAAGACTGGAGTCTGAAGCAGAAGTATCTGCCTCCAATGTGAATTCCTTAGAAAGGTTATCTTCGGAACTACAAGGGAGAGTTCAAAAGTTACTGGAGGATTCTAGCCTTGCTGAAAATCAGAAG GAAGAGCTGTTACAGAAGACTTTGAAGCTAGAATCAGATAATCAGGAGCTTCTAGGCAGAGTGCAGTCAGTTTTGGATGAGAAATCTAACGATACAGAATCACTGCACAGCGAGATTGCTAAGCGTGACCAGCAGGTTGACACACAAGAAAAACAGATCAGTGAGCTCCGCAGTGTTCTTGATGAGAAGGAACAGTTGTATATTTCTTCTGTAGAAAGAGAGAAGAGTTTGGAGGAACAAAAGTTACAG ATCCAAGCATCACTTGCTGCCACAGAATGTCAACTTACCGAGGCCAAAAAACAGTACGATCTCATGCTTCAGGGTAAACAGATAGAGCTATCAAAACATTTGAAAGAGTTGTCACTCAGAAATGATCAG GCAATCAATGTCATCCGTAAGAAATATGAATTAGAAAAGGTAGAAATCATTAGTGCTGAAAAAGAGAAG GCAGAAAAACTCATAAGGGAAATGGAGCACAAATGCAACGAAAAGATATTAGAGAACAAGCGAGAATCTGAGAGGTGCTTGATGCGTCTTAAGGAGGAACATGCCGCAGTG GTGGCAAGAATTCAACAGGATAATGAGCTTAAGGAATCAACTCTTCGGGCTTATCACAAAGAAGAATTGCAGCGCATTCGTTCTCAGGGTGAGAATGAATTGAGGGAG AGGCTGTCGTCGCTCAGACAAGAGCATGAAGCTCAAATAAAAACAGTGAACATTCGACATGAAGAAGATTGTCAGAAACTACAGGATGAACTGGAGCTTCAGAAGTCAAAG GAGGAGAAGCAAAGAGCATTATTACAGTTACAGTGGAAAGTGATGGGCGAAAGTCAACAAGttgatcaggaagttaattctaaAAAG GCATTCATTATGAAATAA
- the LOC123189393 gene encoding synaptonemal complex protein ZEP1 isoform X1, giving the protein MQKLGLSGLRGLDGFRSLAGATSTAGKATNPKPSSDAGGSTYGSFANLKITAEKLVKEQASVKSDLEMAHTKLRRATEQINMLEAKLQQAVNENMKLKVKQTEDSKLWQGLDSKVSSTKMLCDQLTETLQQLASQAERAEEDKKFFEGMLGKNSKALDELNCLLHDSSAKLECAEQSIMSGKQEILRIKQEKEEMDQSYKEQLYANDTTIKEKDSLIKQLEGSVEENKSRLLCADSRLQCMEQELKLKQDVCICLKENLASAEKEKNDLELRNQRYSLEVERLYKDNKDANELLSSFVAKVAELDKEHASMSSHVARLLSSFDKYYGMVQEEKLLITRSAKDKLEHLQNQFVDLTSENSGLNSEIGELKSRITELQKTQEAVMVQHVEECQVAEDKIRRLESEAEVSASNVNSLERLSSELQGRVQKLLEDSSLAENQKEELLQKTLKLESDNQELLGRVQSVLDEKSNDTESLHSEIAKRDQQVDTQEKQISELRSVLDEKEQLYISSVEREKSLEEQKLQIQASLAATECQLTEAKKQYDLMLQGKQIELSKHLKELSLRNDQAINVIRKKYELEKVEIISAEKEKAEKLIREMEHKCNEKILENKRESERCLMRLKEEHAAVVARIQQDNELKESTLRAYHKEELQRIRSQGENELRERLSSLRQEHEAQIKTVNIRHEEDCQKLQDELELQKSKEEKQRALLQLQWKVMGESQQVDQEVNSKKRRDPYVRKESQLQLPGPGPETKRKDVNISGVIHSPISNVLRKVEKASQDVTNHRKVTHHEYEVETANGKITKRRKTKSTVMFGEPNTQKSLQNTVDKDVTKTRKVVAGSRPHPANIGELFSEGSLNPYADDPYAFG; this is encoded by the exons ATGCAGAAGCTAGGGCTCTCGGGGCTTAGGGGCCTCGATGGGTTCCGATCTCTCGCTGGTGCCACCTCTACGGCTGGGAAGGCCACGAACCCCAAGCCCTCGTCGGATGCTGGAGGTAGCACATACGGGAGCTTCGCCAACCTTAAGATCACAGCAG AGAAATTAGTCAAGGAGCAGGCTTCAGTGAAGTCTGATCTAGAAATGGCG CATACCAAGCTGAGAAGAGCAACAGAACAGATAAATATGTTAGAAGCAAAGCTTCAACAAGCTGTCAACGAAAACATGAAGCTTAAGGTAAAGCAGACTGAGGATTCGAAGCTCTGGCAGGGGCTAGATTCAAAAGTTTCCTCAACAAAGATGCTGTGCGATCAGTTAACTGAAACTCTGCAGCAGTTAGCAAGTCAGGCAGAAAGAG CTGAGGAAGATAAGAAGTTTTTCGAGGGGATGCTTGGGAAGAACTCTAAAGCTTTAGATGAATTGAACTGCTTGCTGCATGATTCCTCGGCAAAGCTGGAATGTGCAGAACAAAGCATCATGTCAG GTAAACAGGAGATTTTGCGGATCAAACAAGAGAAAGAAGAAATGGATCAGAGTTACAAGGAACAGCTTTACGCAAATGATACTACCATAAAGGAAAAAG ATTCTCTCATCAAACAGTTGGAGGGTTCAGTTGAAGAAAATAAATCCCGCTTATTGTGTGCTGACTCCCGCTTGCAGTGCATGGAGCAAGAGTTAAAGCTAAAGCAAGATGTTTGCATTTGCCTGAAAGAAAACCTTGCATCTGCTGAAAAAGAAAAGAATGACTTGGAGCTTAGGAACCAGAGATACAGTCTGGAAGTCGAAAGACTGTACAAGGACAATAAGGATGCTAATGAATTGCTTAGCAGTTTTGTGGCTAAGGTAGCTGAGCTAGATAAAGAGCATGCATCAATGTCAAGTCATGTCGCTAGATTGCTTTCTTCATTTGATAAGTACTATGGAATGGTCCAAGAGGAGAAACTGCTGATAACAAGATCTGCTAAGGACAAACTGGAACATCTTCAAAACCAGTTTGTAGATTTGACATCAGAAAATAGTGGTCTCAACAGTGAAATTGGAGAACTGAAGTCCAGAATCACAGAGTTACAAAAAACTCAAGAAGCTGTTATGGTTCAGCATGTAGAAGAATGCCAAGTGGCTGAAGATAAAATCAGAAGACTGGAGTCTGAAGCAGAAGTATCTGCCTCCAATGTGAATTCCTTAGAAAGGTTATCTTCGGAACTACAAGGGAGAGTTCAAAAGTTACTGGAGGATTCTAGCCTTGCTGAAAATCAGAAG GAAGAGCTGTTACAGAAGACTTTGAAGCTAGAATCAGATAATCAGGAGCTTCTAGGCAGAGTGCAGTCAGTTTTGGATGAGAAATCTAACGATACAGAATCACTGCACAGCGAGATTGCTAAGCGTGACCAGCAGGTTGACACACAAGAAAAACAGATCAGTGAGCTCCGCAGTGTTCTTGATGAGAAGGAACAGTTGTATATTTCTTCTGTAGAAAGAGAGAAGAGTTTGGAGGAACAAAAGTTACAG ATCCAAGCATCACTTGCTGCCACAGAATGTCAACTTACCGAGGCCAAAAAACAGTACGATCTCATGCTTCAGGGTAAACAGATAGAGCTATCAAAACATTTGAAAGAGTTGTCACTCAGAAATGATCAG GCAATCAATGTCATCCGTAAGAAATATGAATTAGAAAAGGTAGAAATCATTAGTGCTGAAAAAGAGAAG GCAGAAAAACTCATAAGGGAAATGGAGCACAAATGCAACGAAAAGATATTAGAGAACAAGCGAGAATCTGAGAGGTGCTTGATGCGTCTTAAGGAGGAACATGCCGCAGTG GTGGCAAGAATTCAACAGGATAATGAGCTTAAGGAATCAACTCTTCGGGCTTATCACAAAGAAGAATTGCAGCGCATTCGTTCTCAGGGTGAGAATGAATTGAGGGAG AGGCTGTCGTCGCTCAGACAAGAGCATGAAGCTCAAATAAAAACAGTGAACATTCGACATGAAGAAGATTGTCAGAAACTACAGGATGAACTGGAGCTTCAGAAGTCAAAG GAGGAGAAGCAAAGAGCATTATTACAGTTACAGTGGAAAGTGATGGGCGAAAGTCAACAAGttgatcaggaagttaattctaaAAAG AGGAGAGATCCATATGTCAGAAAAGAAAGTCAGCTTCAGTTGCCAGGTCCAGGTCCTGAGACCAAACGGAAG GATGTAAACATATCTGGAGTTATACACTCGCCAATTTCTAACGTACTGAGGAAGGTAGAGAAAGCAAGTCAGGATGTTACTAATCACAGAAAG GTAACACACCATGAATATGAAGTGGAGACAGCAAATGGAAAAATCACAAAGCGCAGGAAAACTAAGAGCACTGTCATGTTTGGG GAACCGAATACTCAGAAGTCATTGCAAAATACTGTTGACAAGGATGTTACAAAAACAAGAAAG GTTGTTGCAGGATCCCGTCCCCATCCTGCCAATATTGGTGAATTATTTTCTGAGGGCTCCTTGAATCCATATGCTGATGACCCTTATGCATTTGGCTAG